One part of the Lachnospiraceae bacterium JLR.KK002 genome encodes these proteins:
- a CDS encoding response regulator, with protein MQRIIVVDDVEINRELLRNILEPDYLVEMAEDGGQALCKLQKYQKETAVVLLDLQMPGVDGFEVLEEMRQQGWMGKIPVLIISGEHRVEVENRCFELGVSDFIRKPFESSIVCKRIQNAIELFDCKNQLEQKVEEQAEALRKQSRIIEVQEEELRGSGSFNRLMMEYRAAIMEVETKLKVLNEDFSQAYNRNPFESIKTRLKSPKSIYEKLERKKFPVTVESIRENLTDVAGVRVICSFPDDIYRLSELLIKQDDISLVREKDYIKNPKPNGYRSLHHILNVPIFLSEKKVYMKVEVQFRTIAMDFWASLEHKLKYKKDVDDTDEIVSQLKKCADSIERLDYRMQEIRNKIDSSRG; from the coding sequence ATGCAAAGGATAATCGTAGTAGATGATGTGGAAATAAACCGTGAATTGCTGCGCAACATATTAGAGCCGGATTATCTGGTGGAGATGGCGGAGGATGGAGGCCAGGCCCTTTGCAAGCTGCAGAAATACCAGAAAGAGACCGCAGTGGTTCTTCTGGATTTGCAGATGCCGGGGGTGGATGGCTTTGAGGTTCTGGAAGAAATGAGACAGCAGGGATGGATGGGGAAAATCCCGGTGCTGATTATAAGCGGAGAACACAGAGTAGAAGTGGAAAACAGATGTTTTGAGCTGGGGGTGTCAGATTTCATACGCAAGCCTTTTGAGAGTTCTATCGTTTGCAAAAGAATTCAGAACGCCATAGAGCTGTTTGACTGTAAAAATCAACTGGAGCAGAAGGTGGAGGAACAGGCGGAAGCCCTGAGAAAGCAGTCCCGGATTATAGAAGTACAGGAAGAAGAACTGAGAGGTTCCGGCTCTTTTAACCGGCTGATGATGGAATACCGGGCGGCTATTATGGAAGTGGAAACGAAATTGAAAGTGCTGAATGAGGATTTTTCCCAGGCCTATAACAGGAACCCTTTCGAGTCCATTAAGACCAGGCTCAAGTCCCCCAAAAGCATTTATGAGAAACTGGAGCGGAAAAAATTTCCGGTGACGGTGGAAAGTATCCGGGAAAATCTGACGGATGTGGCGGGAGTCCGGGTAATCTGTTCTTTCCCGGATGATATTTACCGTCTGTCAGAGCTGCTGATAAAGCAGGACGATATTTCGCTGGTAAGAGAGAAAGACTATATTAAAAATCCCAAACCCAACGGATATCGAAGCCTGCACCACATTTTGAATGTGCCGATTTTTCTGTCAGAGAAAAAAGTATACATGAAAGTGGAAGTGCAGTTCCGTACAATCGCCATGGATTTCTGGGCCAGCCTGGAGCACAAACTGAAATACAAGAAAGATGTGGACGACACGGATGAGATTGTAAGCCAGTTAAAGAAATGCGCCGATTCCATTGAGCGGCTGGATTACCGGATGCAGGAAATACGCAACAAAATTGACAGTTCCAGAGGATAA
- a CDS encoding DUF6465 family protein, whose product MAIEKKEAKVTPVKTTAKPAAEVKESAVDAEVKEAKKTTEKAEETQKTAETKKETVKKEAPAKKTVKKAPAKKSEAKAEKVEEIYLQFHGQEIFTKEILERAKQAYVSEGHRESSIKSIRLYIKPEENMAYYVINEKIAGGVTL is encoded by the coding sequence ATGGCAATCGAAAAGAAAGAGGCAAAAGTAACTCCGGTAAAGACAACAGCAAAACCGGCAGCGGAAGTAAAAGAAAGTGCTGTTGATGCAGAAGTGAAAGAGGCAAAAAAGACGACAGAAAAAGCAGAAGAGACTCAGAAGACCGCAGAAACCAAAAAAGAGACAGTAAAAAAAGAAGCTCCCGCTAAAAAAACTGTGAAAAAAGCTCCCGCTAAGAAAAGCGAAGCCAAAGCAGAAAAAGTAGAAGAAATTTATCTCCAGTTCCATGGCCAGGAAATTTTTACAAAAGAGATTCTGGAAAGAGCAAAACAGGCTTACGTGTCAGAAGGACACAGAGAATCGTCCATCAAATCTATTCGCTTATATATCAAACCGGAAGAAAATATGGCTTATTATGTAATCAATGAGAAAATTGCAGGCGGTGTAACACTGTAA
- a CDS encoding HPr family phosphocarrier protein, whose translation MSEKKIIVSNVAKEYSNPIAELVQVACQFDSEIRLENNEARINAKSIMGIMAFNPSKGMTVNIVADGSDEEEALLAMEKFLVCQ comes from the coding sequence ATGAGCGAGAAGAAAATTATTGTATCTAATGTAGCTAAAGAGTACAGCAATCCAATTGCAGAGTTAGTGCAGGTGGCATGCCAGTTTGACAGCGAGATCAGGCTGGAGAACAACGAAGCGCGAATCAATGCAAAAAGTATTATGGGAATCATGGCATTTAATCCGTCAAAAGGAATGACTGTTAATATAGTGGCTGATGGAAGCGATGAAGAGGAAGCTCTGTTGGCAATGGAAAAATTTTTAGTCTGTCAGTAA
- a CDS encoding cation diffusion facilitator family transporter — protein MVTILINLCIKNKDDVKNPKVRQQYGMLCGMVGIFLNLLLFLGKFLAGTLSRSIAITADAFNNLSDAGSSCVTLAGFKMAGAKPDVGHPFGHGRIEYIAGLIVSGAIIIMAFELVQNSISRIIHPKPVEFQVLTAVILFFSILVKLYMAYYNYRIGRKLDSAAMRATATDSLSDTCATTVVLLSAIVGEIWDIQIDGYCGVLVGIFIFCAGVSAARETLNPLLGQAPDEALVSQIEETVLSHPEICGIHDLLVHDYGPGRLMISLHAEVPAEGNILELHDVVDNAEGELRRNLNCDAVIHMDPVVTEDVHILELKHTVEKLIHDMDDVITMHDFRVVTGPTHTNLIFDVVVPYEYKISDEDLTEQIQKRARALLGENHYVVIQVDKAYCKQG, from the coding sequence ATGGTTACGATACTGATAAATCTGTGCATAAAGAACAAAGATGACGTAAAAAATCCAAAGGTACGCCAGCAGTATGGAATGCTCTGCGGCATGGTGGGAATTTTCCTGAACCTTCTGCTGTTTCTGGGGAAATTTCTGGCAGGTACCCTCAGCCGCTCCATTGCCATTACTGCCGACGCATTTAACAACCTGTCTGACGCCGGTTCTTCCTGTGTGACGCTGGCAGGCTTTAAAATGGCAGGGGCAAAACCGGATGTGGGTCATCCTTTCGGACATGGCAGAATAGAATATATTGCGGGGCTTATTGTGTCCGGCGCCATTATCATTATGGCATTTGAACTGGTTCAGAATTCCATTTCCAGGATTATTCATCCCAAACCGGTGGAATTTCAGGTACTGACAGCAGTAATTTTATTTTTTTCCATTCTGGTAAAATTATATATGGCATATTATAATTACAGAATCGGCAGAAAACTGGATTCTGCGGCCATGCGGGCTACAGCCACGGACAGCCTGAGCGACACCTGTGCCACGACGGTGGTGCTGCTGTCAGCCATTGTGGGAGAAATATGGGATATTCAGATTGACGGATACTGCGGCGTGCTGGTGGGCATTTTTATTTTCTGTGCAGGAGTCAGCGCGGCCAGAGAAACACTGAATCCTCTGCTGGGGCAGGCGCCGGACGAAGCGCTGGTTAGCCAGATTGAGGAGACCGTATTGTCCCATCCGGAAATCTGCGGAATTCACGACCTGCTGGTGCACGATTACGGTCCCGGCCGGCTGATGATCTCCCTTCATGCGGAAGTTCCGGCCGAGGGAAATATTCTGGAACTTCATGACGTGGTGGACAACGCGGAGGGTGAGCTGCGCAGAAATCTGAACTGTGATGCAGTCATTCATATGGATCCGGTCGTTACGGAAGATGTGCATATTCTGGAACTGAAACATACGGTGGAAAAGCTGATTCATGATATGGATGATGTGATTACCATGCATGATTTCCGGGTGGTTACAGGGCCTACCCATACCAACCTGATTTTTGATGTTGTAGTTCCCTATGAATATAAAATCAGTGATGAAGATTTAACAGAACAGATACAGAAAAGAGCCCGCGCTCTGTTGGGAGAGAACCATTATGTGGTAATACAGGTAGATAAAGCATACTGCAAACAGGGATAA
- a CDS encoding NCS2 family permease — protein sequence MLEKFFKLEQNNTTVKTEIIAGFTTFMTMAYILAVNPNILSVAGMNPSAVLIATALASFAGTLLMALLANYPFALAPGMGLNAYFAYTVVVSMGYTWQVALFAVFVEGILFIILSLTNVREAIFNAIPMTLKSAVGVGIGLFIAFIGLQDAKLIVHSDATLVTYQTFKGETFHSVGVGAILALVGVLITAVLLVKQIKGGILLGILITWMLGILCELAGIYVPSPDAGMYSVIPSGIVSLDFSSFKETFGAVFTIDFSTLEIGNFLIVMFSFLFVDLFDTLGALIGVSSKADMLDEDGKLPQIKPALLSDAIATCVGALFGTSTTTTYVESASGVTAGGRTGLTSLTTALLFLLSVIFSPLFLSIPSFAIAPALIIVGFYMMGSVMKIDFEDIAEAIPAFLCIIAMPLAYSISEGISIGVISWTVINLLTGKAKEKKISILMYVLTVLFILKYIFL from the coding sequence ATGTTGGAAAAATTTTTCAAACTGGAACAAAACAACACCACGGTAAAAACTGAAATTATCGCAGGATTTACCACTTTCATGACCATGGCATATATTCTGGCCGTGAATCCCAACATTTTGTCTGTTGCCGGCATGAATCCCAGTGCGGTACTGATTGCAACAGCTCTGGCGTCCTTTGCAGGTACGCTGCTGATGGCTTTGCTTGCCAATTACCCCTTTGCTCTGGCTCCCGGCATGGGACTGAATGCCTATTTTGCCTATACGGTTGTTGTCAGTATGGGATATACCTGGCAGGTAGCGCTGTTCGCTGTATTTGTGGAAGGTATCCTTTTTATTATTTTATCCCTCACCAACGTACGGGAAGCTATTTTCAACGCTATTCCCATGACCTTAAAATCCGCTGTAGGCGTGGGTATCGGCCTGTTTATCGCTTTTATCGGATTACAGGACGCCAAACTGATTGTACACAGCGACGCTACTCTGGTGACCTATCAGACCTTTAAGGGAGAAACTTTTCACTCCGTAGGCGTAGGCGCAATCCTTGCTCTGGTGGGCGTACTGATTACCGCTGTTTTGCTGGTAAAACAGATAAAAGGCGGTATCCTCCTCGGTATCCTGATTACCTGGATGCTCGGTATCCTCTGCGAACTTGCAGGTATTTATGTGCCCTCTCCTGACGCAGGCATGTATTCTGTCATCCCTTCCGGTATCGTAAGTCTTGACTTTTCTTCTTTTAAGGAAACTTTCGGCGCTGTATTTACCATAGATTTCAGCACCCTCGAAATCGGAAACTTTCTCATCGTCATGTTTTCTTTCCTGTTTGTGGATTTGTTTGATACCCTTGGAGCCTTAATCGGTGTTTCTTCCAAAGCGGACATGCTGGATGAAGACGGAAAACTTCCTCAGATTAAACCGGCTCTTCTGTCTGACGCTATCGCTACCTGTGTGGGCGCTCTGTTCGGAACCTCCACAACCACCACTTATGTGGAAAGTGCTTCCGGCGTAACAGCAGGCGGGCGTACCGGGCTGACCTCACTGACCACGGCATTACTGTTCCTGTTATCCGTTATTTTCTCCCCCTTGTTCTTAAGCATTCCGTCTTTTGCCATTGCGCCTGCTCTGATTATTGTGGGATTCTACATGATGGGTTCTGTCATGAAAATTGACTTTGAAGATATAGCCGAAGCGATTCCGGCGTTCCTGTGCATTATTGCAATGCCGCTGGCTTACAGCATTTCAGAGGGAATTTCCATCGGTGTGATTTCCTGGACTGTTATCAACCTGCTGACCGGAAAGGCCAAAGAAAAGAAAATCAGCATTCTGATGTATGTGCTGACGGTTCTGTTTATTCTGAAGTATATCTTCTTATAA
- a CDS encoding GNAT family N-acetyltransferase: MSIYKIEKDHMERISPLFAGWQESLIWSCLQGCMGEAWADSPEQPVSARILLADFCFFAGRPNRELVTEEVGSKSRAFLIMVPPLDETGEGWAREIEAAYEGRCKQVERYAIKKEPGIFDRKRLETIVSSLKPGYEVKLIDEEIFEQTRKLPWALDFTSQYADYEEYRRRGLGAAVVRQGNLVAGASSYTVYQGGIEVEIGTEQSHRRKGLASVCGAKLILECLDRGWYPSWDAQNLWSVGLAEKLGYHFDQAYPAWEIYGAE; the protein is encoded by the coding sequence ATGAGTATTTACAAAATAGAAAAAGACCATATGGAGCGCATCAGCCCCTTATTTGCAGGGTGGCAGGAATCTCTCATCTGGTCCTGCCTGCAGGGCTGCATGGGAGAGGCCTGGGCGGATTCCCCGGAACAGCCTGTTTCCGCCAGAATCCTGCTGGCGGATTTCTGCTTTTTTGCAGGCAGACCCAACCGGGAGCTGGTAACAGAGGAAGTGGGAAGTAAAAGCCGGGCATTTCTGATTATGGTGCCGCCGCTGGATGAAACGGGAGAAGGCTGGGCCAGGGAAATTGAGGCAGCTTACGAAGGCCGCTGCAAACAGGTGGAACGGTACGCCATCAAAAAGGAACCGGGAATCTTCGACAGGAAGAGGCTGGAAACAATCGTAAGCAGCCTGAAACCAGGCTATGAAGTGAAACTCATAGATGAGGAAATCTTTGAGCAGACCCGTAAGCTGCCCTGGGCTTTGGACTTTACTTCTCAGTATGCAGATTATGAGGAGTACCGCAGACGGGGGCTGGGCGCGGCAGTGGTGCGGCAGGGGAACCTGGTGGCGGGAGCCTCCTCCTATACGGTGTATCAGGGAGGTATTGAAGTGGAAATCGGAACGGAGCAGTCCCACCGAAGAAAAGGGCTGGCTTCCGTGTGCGGCGCGAAGCTGATTCTGGAATGTCTGGACCGGGGCTGGTATCCCAGCTGGGATGCTCAGAATCTCTGGTCTGTGGGGCTGGCAGAAAAGCTGGGGTATCATTTTGACCAGGCTTATCCGGCCTGGGAGATTTATGGTGCGGAATGA
- a CDS encoding HAD hydrolase family protein, translating into MKNSHTWPGKAETVFFADLDNTLIYSYKREINAPVTWVEQYQGRDISFMTEMSWSLLQQVRRQALFVPATTRTVEQYQRITFGTPPPEYALVCNGGVLLVHGKKDEDWYEESGALTADCRKELKLAEQILEQDTQVTFEIRNIEGLFVFTKSARPEGTMAGLKSRLDESRVEICSHGVKIYVIPRSLSKGEAVKRFRKRIQPRQAIAAGDSRFDISMLEEADIALAEKSLAAEQIRQEHIFYPKKDGYFSDFVLEYVKSFTEHG; encoded by the coding sequence ATGAAAAACTCTCATACATGGCCGGGGAAGGCTGAAACAGTATTTTTTGCAGATTTGGATAACACGCTGATTTATTCTTATAAGCGCGAAATCAATGCTCCCGTAACATGGGTGGAACAGTATCAGGGCAGGGACATTTCCTTTATGACGGAAATGTCCTGGAGCCTGTTGCAGCAGGTGCGCAGACAGGCGCTGTTTGTGCCCGCCACCACCAGAACGGTAGAACAGTATCAGAGAATTACATTTGGAACGCCTCCGCCGGAATATGCACTGGTGTGCAACGGAGGCGTTCTTCTGGTACATGGAAAAAAGGACGAAGACTGGTATGAGGAATCCGGAGCCCTCACTGCAGACTGCCGGAAAGAACTAAAGCTGGCAGAACAGATTCTGGAGCAGGATACCCAGGTAACCTTTGAAATCCGGAATATAGAAGGGCTTTTTGTATTTACCAAAAGCGCCCGGCCGGAAGGAACCATGGCCGGTCTGAAGTCCCGCCTGGATGAAAGCCGGGTGGAAATCTGTTCCCATGGCGTAAAAATCTATGTGATTCCCAGGAGCCTCAGCAAAGGAGAAGCAGTAAAACGTTTCCGGAAGCGGATACAGCCCCGGCAGGCAATCGCAGCAGGAGACAGCAGATTTGACATTTCCATGCTGGAAGAAGCAGACATTGCTCTGGCGGAGAAAAGTCTGGCGGCTGAACAGATTCGTCAGGAGCATATTTTTTATCCGAAAAAGGACGGGTATTTTTCCGATTTTGTACTGGAATATGTGAAAAGTTTCACAGAGCATGGATAA
- a CDS encoding calcium-translocating P-type ATPase, PMCA-type produces the protein MKFKGLTDKEVELSREQHGSNEIPDSEPTTFWEEFKETFGDPMIKILLAIAALMIVMFFFGYAEIYEPLGTIVAVLIVAVVSAKTGVASDTKYRELKDSTKKDKCKVHRNDIITVIDVDDVVVGDKVLLQSGDKIPADGILVSGALSVDNSALNGEAEECKKKETSADTALAEDITGDTFVDSYSLFRGAVVFDGEGVLDVRKVGLKTMMGKMAEEMQESEPDSPLKVKLAKLAKQISTFGYIGAIVIAVLYFIYFIVSAGGVSEYFASGFEVIIKDIVNAVSLAVVIIVCAVPEGLPLMISLVLMQNTSKMLDHNVLVRKAEGIETAGSLNILFSDKTGTITKGMLEVVDFFTADGTSIPIAELDSHQNVKDLLNLAIGKNTQSMFDGEHRVIGGNATDQALMKFIGEETFRTLEADKERSVSKSQGFNSTNKFSQARIDSVGKTFYKGAPERLLAFAGKYLDGNGTLRDMDKAVLDKKIDELASKAMRVLAFGYSEQELVENKINEDIVIIGLVGIRDDVRPEAREAIEEVQKAGIQVVMITGDRLETAVAIAKDAGLLRSDSDRALSSAQLNEMSDEEVKKIIPHIRVIARALPTDKSRMVRLCQEMNLVVGMTGDGVNDSPALKRADVGFAMGSGTEAAKEAGKIVILDDNFKSIKDAIWYGRTIYHNILKFCKFQLVINVAAVVVSAIAPFFGVEEPLKVTHLLFVNLVMDGLGAIMLGNEPALKKYMSEKPRRRDESIVSKKMMAQIVTMGAWLVILSFLYLKLPFFQNLFETEEQHLTGYFVLFIVSALFNGFNVRDEKFAIFRGLNENTGFLKVFFIIILVQAVIVNAALIPFEAFTWIGNMFSCVPFGITGWVAVILLAVTMIPVDLVRKAIVEG, from the coding sequence ATGAAGTTTAAAGGACTTACAGATAAGGAAGTGGAACTTTCCAGAGAGCAGCACGGTTCCAATGAGATTCCGGATTCCGAACCCACCACCTTCTGGGAGGAGTTTAAGGAAACCTTCGGAGACCCCATGATTAAGATACTGCTGGCCATTGCAGCACTTATGATTGTGATGTTTTTCTTTGGATATGCGGAAATTTATGAACCCCTGGGAACGATTGTGGCCGTATTGATTGTGGCTGTAGTGTCAGCCAAAACCGGAGTTGCCAGCGATACCAAATACCGGGAATTAAAAGACAGTACCAAAAAGGACAAGTGTAAAGTACACCGGAACGACATAATTACAGTGATTGACGTGGACGACGTGGTGGTTGGCGACAAGGTACTGCTTCAGTCCGGAGACAAGATTCCCGCAGACGGAATTCTCGTTTCAGGAGCCTTAAGCGTGGACAACTCCGCTCTGAACGGAGAGGCGGAAGAGTGTAAGAAAAAGGAAACTTCTGCAGACACTGCTCTGGCAGAAGATATCACAGGAGATACCTTTGTGGATTCTTATTCCCTGTTCCGGGGCGCTGTGGTGTTTGACGGAGAAGGCGTACTGGATGTGCGCAAAGTGGGCCTGAAAACCATGATGGGCAAGATGGCTGAGGAAATGCAGGAAAGCGAGCCGGATTCCCCGCTGAAGGTAAAGCTGGCCAAACTGGCGAAACAGATTTCCACCTTCGGCTATATCGGCGCCATTGTGATAGCAGTGCTGTATTTTATTTACTTTATCGTATCCGCAGGCGGCGTATCTGAATATTTCGCTTCCGGATTTGAAGTAATTATCAAAGATATTGTCAACGCGGTTTCCCTGGCGGTGGTAATCATTGTCTGTGCCGTACCGGAAGGCCTGCCCCTGATGATTTCTCTGGTGCTTATGCAGAATACCAGCAAAATGCTGGACCATAACGTACTGGTGAGAAAAGCGGAAGGTATTGAGACAGCCGGCTCCCTGAACATTCTGTTCAGCGACAAGACAGGAACCATTACCAAAGGTATGCTGGAAGTGGTGGATTTCTTTACCGCCGACGGAACGTCTATTCCCATTGCGGAGCTGGACAGCCATCAGAATGTGAAAGATTTGCTGAATCTTGCTATCGGAAAAAATACCCAGTCCATGTTTGACGGGGAACACCGGGTTATCGGAGGAAATGCCACCGACCAGGCTCTGATGAAATTTATCGGAGAAGAAACCTTCCGGACACTGGAGGCGGACAAAGAGCGTTCCGTATCCAAATCCCAGGGCTTCAATTCCACCAATAAATTCAGCCAGGCCAGAATTGACAGTGTGGGCAAAACCTTTTACAAAGGAGCTCCGGAACGTCTGCTGGCCTTCGCCGGAAAATATCTGGACGGAAACGGAACACTCCGGGATATGGACAAGGCTGTTCTGGATAAGAAGATTGACGAACTGGCTTCCAAAGCCATGCGTGTGCTGGCATTCGGTTATTCCGAACAGGAGCTGGTGGAAAATAAAATCAATGAAGATATTGTGATTATCGGACTGGTGGGCATCCGGGACGATGTGAGGCCGGAGGCAAGGGAGGCCATCGAGGAAGTGCAGAAAGCCGGAATTCAGGTGGTTATGATAACCGGAGACCGTCTGGAAACTGCTGTTGCCATTGCAAAAGACGCGGGACTGCTGCGCTCAGATTCGGACAGAGCCCTTTCTTCCGCCCAGTTAAATGAAATGTCCGATGAGGAAGTGAAGAAAATTATTCCTCATATCCGGGTCATTGCCAGAGCACTGCCTACGGATAAGTCCAGAATGGTACGCCTCTGCCAGGAAATGAATCTGGTGGTGGGTATGACCGGAGACGGCGTCAACGATTCTCCGGCCCTGAAGCGGGCCGACGTGGGATTTGCCATGGGAAGCGGAACGGAAGCAGCCAAGGAAGCCGGAAAAATTGTAATCCTGGATGATAACTTTAAATCCATCAAGGACGCTATCTGGTATGGCAGAACCATTTACCATAACATCCTGAAATTCTGTAAGTTCCAGCTTGTGATTAACGTGGCGGCCGTGGTAGTCAGCGCCATCGCGCCTTTCTTTGGGGTGGAGGAACCTCTGAAAGTAACTCACCTGCTGTTTGTAAATCTGGTCATGGACGGACTGGGAGCTATTATGCTTGGCAATGAGCCGGCCCTTAAGAAATATATGAGTGAGAAACCCAGAAGGAGAGACGAGAGCATTGTCAGCAAAAAGATGATGGCCCAGATTGTAACCATGGGGGCCTGGCTTGTGATTCTCAGCTTTCTGTATCTGAAGCTGCCTTTCTTCCAGAATCTGTTTGAAACGGAAGAACAGCATCTGACAGGTTATTTTGTGCTGTTTATTGTCAGCGCCCTGTTCAACGGATTTAACGTGAGAGATGAGAAATTTGCCATTTTCCGGGGGCTTAATGAAAATACCGGGTTCCTGAAGGTATTTTTTATCATTATTCTGGTACAGGCTGTCATTGTAAATGCGGCGCTGATACCTTTTGAAGCCTTTACCTGGATTGGAAACATGTTCAGCTGCGTGCCCTTTGGCATTACCGGATGGGTGGCTGTAATCCTTCTGGCAGTTACCATGATTCCTGTGGATCTGGTGCGGAAAGCCATTGTGGAAGGGTAA
- a CDS encoding TerD family protein, with translation MSISLQKGQKVSLSKENAGLSKILIGLGWDEVQRKKKGLFAPKPQEIDCDASALLLSNGKLAGKEDVVFFGNLQHKSGGVLHMGDNLTGAGDGDDEQIVVDLSRVPQQYDRIVIVVNIYQAVQRKQHFGMIQNAFCRLVDGRNNKEMCRYNLTEDYSGMTAMIFGEVYRHNGEWKFNAIGQGTGDTGIGELANRYM, from the coding sequence ATGTCGATTAGTTTACAGAAAGGACAGAAAGTCAGCCTGTCGAAAGAGAATGCAGGACTTTCCAAAATACTGATAGGATTGGGCTGGGATGAGGTGCAGCGCAAAAAGAAGGGACTGTTTGCGCCCAAGCCGCAGGAAATAGACTGCGATGCCTCCGCACTGCTGTTAAGCAACGGAAAACTGGCGGGCAAAGAAGATGTGGTATTCTTCGGCAATCTTCAGCACAAATCCGGTGGGGTGCTCCATATGGGCGATAATCTCACCGGGGCCGGAGACGGGGACGACGAGCAGATTGTGGTGGATTTGTCCCGCGTGCCTCAGCAGTACGACAGAATTGTGATTGTGGTCAACATTTATCAGGCAGTACAGAGAAAACAGCATTTCGGCATGATTCAGAATGCGTTCTGCCGCCTGGTGGACGGAAGAAATAATAAGGAAATGTGCCGGTACAATCTGACTGAGGACTATTCCGGAATGACCGCCATGATTTTCGGGGAAGTTTACCGCCATAACGGCGAGTGGAAATTCAACGCCATCGGACAGGGAACCGGCGATACAGGAATCGGAGAACTGGCCAACCGGTATATGTAA
- a CDS encoding TerD family protein: protein MPINLTKGQKVDLTKGNPGLKSIMVGLGWDVNAFDSGADFDLDAAAFLLGPNGKCPSEKEFIFYSNLEHSSGSVKHMGDNLTGEGDGDDEEILIDLSQVPMGIDKIAFTVTIYDSETRRQNFGQVSNSFIRIVDDATGQELIRYDLGEDFSIETAVVVGELYRHGGEWKFNAIGSGFQGGLAALCGHYGIEVA from the coding sequence ATGCCAATTAATTTGACAAAAGGACAGAAAGTTGATTTAACCAAAGGAAATCCCGGATTAAAGAGCATTATGGTAGGACTGGGATGGGATGTGAACGCGTTCGATTCCGGTGCGGATTTTGATCTGGACGCAGCGGCGTTTCTGTTAGGGCCCAACGGAAAATGTCCCAGCGAGAAAGAATTTATTTTCTACAGTAATCTGGAACACTCCAGCGGTTCCGTAAAACATATGGGTGATAACCTGACCGGAGAGGGTGATGGAGACGACGAGGAAATTTTAATTGATTTGTCTCAGGTGCCCATGGGAATCGACAAAATTGCGTTTACCGTAACCATTTATGATTCCGAGACGAGACGCCAGAACTTCGGACAGGTATCCAATTCCTTTATCCGGATTGTGGACGACGCCACGGGTCAGGAACTGATTCGCTATGATTTGGGGGAGGATTTCTCCATTGAGACAGCAGTGGTGGTAGGAGAACTGTACCGCCATGGCGGCGAGTGGAAATTCAATGCCATCGGAAGCGGATTCCAGGGCGGGCTTGCCGCACTGTGCGGCCATTATGGTATTGAAGTTGCATAA